Proteins encoded by one window of Planktothrix serta PCC 8927:
- a CDS encoding superoxide dismutase family protein: MAILKRMASIFCGCVLILVFLASCTQNSISLSNNSITAQAGIQGTSESNLSGTVTLTQIETESILPLIEVKAEISGLPPNTKHGFHIHQKGSCEPDFNAAGGHFDPGPYGETNADANHPFHMGDLPNLVADANGKALLNYTTNRVSLSPGPLSLFDQDGSAIIVHVDEDKGTTGVKGGAGGGRLGCGVIKLNA, translated from the coding sequence ATGGCAATCCTAAAAAGAATGGCTTCTATTTTCTGCGGATGTGTATTAATACTGGTGTTCCTCGCTAGTTGTACTCAAAACAGTATTTCCCTATCTAATAATAGTATAACGGCTCAGGCTGGTATTCAAGGAACATCAGAATCGAATTTATCAGGAACCGTGACTTTAACACAAATTGAAACCGAGAGTATTTTACCGTTAATAGAGGTTAAAGCTGAAATTAGCGGTTTACCTCCCAATACAAAACACGGGTTTCATATTCATCAAAAAGGCAGTTGTGAACCGGATTTTAACGCGGCTGGCGGTCATTTTGATCCAGGGCCCTATGGAGAAACGAATGCTGATGCTAACCATCCCTTTCACATGGGAGATTTACCGAATTTAGTGGCGGATGCTAATGGAAAAGCCCTATTAAATTACACCACAAATCGGGTGAGTTTATCACCGGGGCCATTAAGTTTATTTGATCAAGATGGGAGTGCAATTATCGTTCATGTTGATGAGGATAAAGGCACAACTGGTGTTAAAGGGGGTGCTGGAGGTGGACGTTTAGGCTGTGGTGTAATTAAGTTAAATGCCTAA
- the sixA gene encoding phosphohistidine phosphatase SixA translates to MTDLYLIRHGLAGERGTYENDDQRPLTKEGDRKTCQVASRLKKLGLQFDLILTSPLTRARQTADILKATGLSSQCSELAALAPDGNIQDWIIWYNTWSSTEGKSLALVGHQPDLGNWAELLIWGTVKESLIVKKAGIIGITLPATGSPLGNSQLFWLTPPKFLLG, encoded by the coding sequence ATGACCGACTTATACTTGATCCGTCATGGCCTTGCGGGCGAACGGGGAACTTATGAGAATGATGATCAACGTCCTTTAACCAAAGAGGGCGATCGCAAAACCTGCCAAGTTGCAAGTCGTCTGAAAAAACTAGGTTTGCAATTTGATCTGATTCTCACCAGTCCCCTAACTCGCGCTCGTCAAACCGCAGATATTCTCAAAGCGACGGGATTATCTTCTCAATGCTCAGAATTAGCAGCCTTAGCCCCCGATGGGAATATCCAAGATTGGATTATTTGGTACAATACCTGGAGTTCAACTGAGGGTAAAAGTTTAGCCTTAGTCGGACATCAACCGGATTTAGGTAACTGGGCAGAATTGTTAATTTGGGGAACAGTTAAAGAATCCTTAATTGTCAAAAAAGCAGGGATTATTGGAATTACTCTCCCCGCTACAGGTTCTCCCCTCGGTAACAGTCAACTATTCTGGCTAACCCCCCCTAAATTTTTGTTAGGTTAA
- a CDS encoding HNH endonuclease codes for MGNVLVLNASYEPLNITTWRRAVILLLKEKAEQVEHNGKYIFPDFPFPTVIRLRHYVRVPYKDIPLTRRNILHRDSHSCQYCGYTGDDLTLDHVIPRSRGGGDTWENLVSACVQCNVRKGSRTPKEAGMNLRIPPRKPYSSLYFEVTKHVKSGMNKEWQKYIIGL; via the coding sequence ATGGGTAATGTTTTAGTATTGAATGCCTCCTATGAGCCACTTAATATTACGACTTGGCGACGGGCGGTTATCTTGTTACTCAAAGAAAAAGCTGAACAGGTTGAGCATAATGGAAAATACATTTTCCCCGATTTTCCATTCCCAACCGTCATCAGACTTCGCCACTATGTTCGGGTTCCTTATAAGGACATTCCACTAACCCGAAGGAATATATTGCACCGCGATAGTCATTCCTGTCAATACTGTGGTTACACCGGAGATGATTTAACCCTAGATCACGTCATTCCCCGCTCTCGTGGGGGCGGTGATACCTGGGAAAATCTGGTTTCGGCTTGTGTGCAGTGTAATGTCAGAAAGGGCAGTCGCACGCCTAAAGAGGCCGGGATGAATTTGCGGATACCCCCGCGAAAACCCTACAGCAGCCTCTATTTTGAAGTGACCAAGCACGTCAAGAGTGGCATGAACAAAGAGTGGCAAAAATATATCATTGGTCTTTAA
- the alr gene encoding alanine racemase — protein sequence MVIGKSISLGNTTDQSINSSLLNSEIEVGIRQRAWVEVDLEAIAENVRQIKRLLSPQTSLMAVVKADGYGHGAVAIAKTVCQAGAEWLAVATLPEGIELRDAGIKKPILLLGAVHTEAEVQAIAHWQLQPTLCTPQQALLFSQTLSELDQSLAVQIKIDTGMSRLGTPWQQGLEFFQLVQRLPNLELAGIYSHFATADSPDPTVMRQQYYRFENVINEIRDQWQSDSDLKFPLLHIANSAATLADPNLHYDMVRIGLGLYGLYPAPHLESVVPLKPGMQIKARVTQVKTIEAGTGVSYGYQFIAKKQTRIAVVGIGYADGIPRNLSNKIKVLIRGNLVAQIGNITMDQIMLDVSDIPDLQVGEVVTLLGQEGEYSISADDWANILNTISWEILCGFKHRLPRVNINSK from the coding sequence ATGGTGATCGGAAAATCAATTTCTCTGGGTAACACGACGGATCAATCCATCAATTCGTCGTTGCTGAATTCAGAGATAGAGGTGGGAATTCGTCAACGGGCGTGGGTGGAAGTGGATTTAGAGGCGATCGCGGAAAATGTTCGCCAGATTAAACGGTTATTATCCCCCCAAACCAGCTTAATGGCGGTTGTAAAAGCGGACGGATACGGACATGGGGCGGTTGCGATCGCCAAAACCGTTTGTCAGGCGGGAGCGGAGTGGTTAGCCGTAGCGACCCTTCCCGAAGGGATAGAATTGCGAGATGCGGGAATTAAGAAACCGATTTTACTCTTGGGGGCGGTACATACAGAGGCGGAAGTGCAGGCGATCGCCCATTGGCAACTGCAACCGACCTTATGCACACCGCAACAAGCCTTATTATTCTCGCAAACTTTGAGCGAATTGGATCAATCTTTAGCGGTTCAAATTAAGATTGATACGGGAATGTCACGGTTAGGAACTCCTTGGCAACAAGGGTTAGAATTTTTTCAATTAGTTCAACGATTACCGAATTTAGAATTAGCGGGAATTTATTCTCATTTTGCCACGGCGGATAGTCCTGATCCTACGGTGATGCGGCAACAATATTATCGCTTTGAAAATGTCATTAATGAAATTCGGGATCAATGGCAATCTGATTCTGATCTCAAATTCCCGTTATTACATATTGCTAATTCGGCGGCAACTTTAGCAGATCCAAATTTACATTATGATATGGTGCGAATTGGGTTAGGTCTTTATGGTCTTTATCCTGCCCCCCATTTAGAATCTGTTGTCCCTTTAAAACCGGGGATGCAAATTAAAGCCAGGGTAACGCAAGTTAAAACCATTGAAGCGGGAACAGGGGTCAGTTATGGCTATCAATTTATTGCTAAAAAACAAACCCGAATTGCGGTTGTAGGCATTGGCTATGCGGATGGAATTCCCCGGAATCTTTCTAATAAAATTAAAGTATTAATTCGGGGTAACTTAGTTGCTCAAATTGGCAATATTACAATGGATCAAATTATGTTAGATGTCAGTGATATTCCTGATTTACAAGTTGGAGAAGTTGTTACATTATTAGGTCAAGAAGGAGAATATTCGATTTCAGCCGATGATTGGGCGAATATATTGAATACAATTTCCTGGGAAATTCTTTGTGGATTTAAACATCGACTTCCTCGTGTTAATATTAATAGCAAATAG
- a CDS encoding cation:proton antiporter domain-containing protein produces MGNFAEVLSEPIVPFVVLLLVILSVPILFERLKLPGLIGLLVAGVFLGPYGLKILSTELPMMKLLSDIGLLYLMFVAGLEVDIKQFKRQKNRSLGFGFLTFAIPLSAGILVGRLFGWDWNASVLIGSLLASHTLLAYPIISRLGVVNNQAVIVTIGATIFTDIGALLVLAVCIAVHAGDFSIANLAALILALGIYTAVVLFGFDWLGRLFFNQIGKEEGNQFLFVLLVVFLASLGAQLIGVEKIIGAFLAGLAINEVVGEGAVKEKVVFVGSVLFIPIFFVDLGLLIDLQGFLKSILSFAFPATIVFALLGSKFLAAFFSKLIYKYTTQELLTMWSLSIPQVGATLAAALVGYKAELINEEVLNSVIVLLLVTATVGPIITSRVAVGLSTSSSTEPHTEPDFNSWETPSLDQIFTVVVPVYNPHTERHLIEMAALFAKGHSGQIIPLAITVPHASNMDIPELDTALKRGQLLLKKAEELATLLQVSCQSLLRIDDSTAQGIVRASREQKANLIVMGWGRRRGFQARLFGNVIDGVLWDAHCPVAVSRLLIEPQQIQRVLVPVENLGEETARLLKFAQALGNSGLSITVLHLCDRSTSDKNMVLIQSQLTKLTEQKSQTNAAKIEIEVRRGVDIVRQILLASESTDLVVLRATRYRTAAGLAVSDITNQLLEHLSCSVIMLGEPQYLRGFS; encoded by the coding sequence ATGGGCAACTTTGCAGAAGTTTTATCAGAACCAATTGTTCCATTTGTAGTATTACTACTGGTTATCCTAAGCGTTCCCATTTTATTTGAACGGTTAAAACTCCCTGGACTAATAGGATTATTAGTAGCGGGAGTTTTCCTGGGGCCTTATGGGTTGAAAATATTATCAACTGAACTGCCGATGATGAAACTTTTATCAGATATTGGGTTACTTTATCTGATGTTTGTGGCAGGTTTAGAAGTTGATATTAAGCAATTTAAACGCCAGAAAAATCGTTCGCTAGGTTTTGGATTTTTAACCTTTGCAATTCCCCTGAGTGCGGGTATTTTGGTGGGTCGTTTGTTTGGTTGGGATTGGAATGCGTCGGTTTTAATTGGTTCTTTATTAGCTTCCCATACGTTATTAGCTTATCCGATTATTAGCCGATTAGGTGTTGTTAATAATCAAGCTGTTATTGTTACTATCGGAGCGACAATTTTTACAGATATTGGAGCATTATTAGTCCTAGCAGTCTGTATCGCAGTTCATGCTGGCGACTTTTCTATTGCTAACCTGGCTGCTCTGATTTTAGCATTAGGGATTTATACGGCGGTTGTTTTATTTGGTTTTGATTGGTTAGGAAGACTATTTTTTAATCAAATTGGAAAGGAAGAAGGAAATCAATTTTTATTTGTATTATTAGTTGTTTTTCTAGCCTCTCTAGGCGCGCAATTAATTGGAGTCGAAAAAATTATTGGGGCTTTTTTAGCAGGATTAGCGATTAATGAAGTGGTGGGTGAAGGTGCTGTTAAAGAAAAAGTTGTTTTTGTAGGAAGTGTTTTATTTATCCCGATCTTTTTTGTAGATTTAGGATTATTAATCGATTTACAAGGATTCCTCAAAAGTATATTGTCTTTTGCCTTTCCAGCAACGATTGTTTTTGCTTTACTGGGGAGTAAATTTTTAGCTGCATTTTTTAGTAAATTAATTTATAAGTATACCACCCAAGAATTATTAACAATGTGGTCATTATCAATTCCTCAAGTGGGAGCCACATTAGCCGCAGCCTTAGTGGGTTATAAGGCAGAATTAATTAATGAAGAAGTTTTAAATAGTGTGATTGTATTATTGTTAGTCACCGCAACAGTAGGCCCTATTATTACCAGCCGAGTTGCGGTTGGACTGTCAACTTCATCATCAACAGAACCCCATACAGAACCCGATTTTAATAGTTGGGAAACTCCCTCACTGGATCAAATTTTTACTGTTGTTGTTCCTGTCTATAATCCTCATACTGAACGTCATTTAATTGAAATGGCTGCTTTATTTGCTAAGGGTCATTCGGGTCAAATTATTCCTTTAGCAATTACAGTTCCCCATGCTAGTAATATGGATATTCCTGAATTAGATACCGCTTTAAAAAGAGGTCAATTATTATTAAAAAAAGCGGAAGAATTAGCGACCCTATTACAAGTATCTTGTCAATCTTTATTGAGAATTGATGATAGCACTGCTCAAGGTATTGTTCGAGCCTCACGCGAACAAAAAGCTAATTTAATTGTGATGGGATGGGGACGAAGAAGAGGATTTCAAGCTCGTTTATTTGGGAACGTAATTGATGGAGTTTTATGGGATGCTCATTGTCCTGTTGCTGTTTCTCGGTTATTAATTGAACCCCAACAGATTCAACGAGTTTTAGTTCCTGTAGAAAATTTAGGAGAAGAAACAGCGAGGTTATTAAAATTTGCCCAAGCATTAGGAAATTCTGGGTTATCGATTACAGTTTTGCATTTATGCGATCGCTCAACCTCTGATAAAAATATGGTTTTGATTCAATCTCAACTCACTAAATTAACGGAACAAAAAAGTCAAACAAATGCAGCCAAAATTGAAATTGAAGTCAGACGAGGAGTTGATATTGTTCGGCAAATTCTTCTGGCTTCTGAATCCACTGATTTAGTGGTTTTGCGTGCAACTCGATATCGCACGGCGGCTGGATTAGCAGTCAGTGATATTACTAACCAACTATTAGAACATTTAAGCTGTTCTGTGATTATGTTAGGAGAACCCCAATATTTACGCGGTTTTTCCTAA
- a CDS encoding NAD(P)/FAD-dependent oxidoreductase — protein MNSIIFDVAVIGAGASGLTCAQQLQNAGYSVIVLDKSRGVGGRMATRRIAGTRADHGVRYLEPQGEKLQQLIQYLKTSEPLENQLQLWTNTLYEFKENQLQPSTISQPYYIIPSGMSTVGKILAQGLNIRLSSRVESLTITPENTWQCQIELSDNNTELPHTVTAKSLVIAIPAPQASILIADSNIAVEPNFLDSIKSVEYAPCITVIAGYSTAKQNNLPEWKAVNFSDDQILDWVGVDSSKRLNATQPIFVIQSNSNFAEQYLEASDLNAVAKKLIHQAANTLFPGLDTPEWIQVHRWRYAFCQKPLSVSCLTTIIPLPLVCAGDWCGGNKIESALKSGTQAAHWLQTQTHLLKNL, from the coding sequence ATGAATTCAATCATATTTGATGTCGCCGTTATTGGTGCTGGAGCTTCGGGTTTAACCTGCGCTCAACAGTTACAAAATGCTGGATATAGTGTGATCGTTTTAGATAAATCAAGGGGTGTGGGAGGACGAATGGCGACTCGACGAATAGCGGGAACTCGTGCAGATCATGGAGTCCGTTATTTAGAACCTCAAGGAGAAAAATTACAACAGTTAATTCAATATTTAAAAACCTCTGAACCCTTAGAAAATCAACTCCAACTTTGGACAAATACTCTCTATGAGTTTAAAGAAAATCAACTCCAACCGTCAACTATTTCCCAACCCTATTATATCATACCCTCTGGGATGAGTACAGTCGGAAAAATTTTAGCCCAGGGGTTGAATATTCGGTTAAGTAGTCGAGTTGAATCTTTGACTATCACACCTGAAAATACTTGGCAATGTCAGATAGAATTAAGCGATAATAATACAGAACTTCCTCATACAGTAACAGCAAAATCTCTGGTTATTGCCATTCCTGCACCTCAAGCGTCAATATTAATTGCAGATTCTAATATTGCGGTTGAGCCTAATTTTTTAGACTCAATAAAATCCGTTGAATACGCTCCTTGTATTACCGTAATAGCAGGTTATTCAACTGCAAAACAGAACAATCTTCCTGAATGGAAAGCTGTAAATTTCAGCGATGATCAAATATTAGACTGGGTAGGAGTCGATAGCAGTAAACGCTTGAATGCTACACAGCCTATTTTTGTAATTCAAAGCAATAGTAATTTTGCGGAACAATATTTAGAAGCATCTGATTTAAACGCAGTCGCAAAGAAGTTAATTCATCAAGCTGCAAATACTTTATTCCCTGGGTTAGATACTCCCGAATGGATACAAGTTCACCGTTGGCGTTATGCTTTTTGTCAAAAACCTTTAAGTGTTTCTTGTTTAACAACGATAATTCCGTTACCCTTAGTTTGTGCGGGAGATTGGTGTGGTGGAAATAAAATTGAAAGTGCGTTAAAATCGGGAACACAAGCCGCACATTGGCTGCAAACTCAAACCCATCTGTTAAAAAATCTATGA
- a CDS encoding type II toxin-antitoxin system RelE/ParE family toxin — protein sequence MEVQPKQVKTYLKPDGTSPFEEWLDAFQDIRGVSLIKKRLRRVELGNLGDYRSVGEGVYEFRVNYGSGYRIYFGQIGLTIVLLLCGGDKSSQKEDIKKAQKYWRNYEQTESSHN from the coding sequence ATGGAAGTTCAACCTAAGCAAGTAAAAACCTATTTAAAACCTGATGGAACAAGTCCCTTTGAAGAATGGCTAGATGCTTTTCAGGATATTAGAGGAGTATCTCTAATTAAGAAACGACTAAGGCGAGTTGAACTTGGAAATTTAGGAGATTATCGCTCAGTAGGAGAAGGAGTATATGAATTTAGGGTTAACTATGGATCGGGTTATCGCATTTATTTTGGACAAATTGGTTTAACTATTGTATTACTTCTCTGTGGGGGTGATAAAAGTTCTCAAAAAGAAGATATTAAAAAAGCTCAAAAATACTGGAGAAATTATGAACAAACTGAAAGTTCCCACAACTAA
- a CDS encoding helix-turn-helix domain-containing transcriptional regulator has protein sequence MNKLKVPTTKNYHEYLISSLQDPISAAGYLEVILEIEDNQPEPELLQAAFKDIVDAYLQNNQLTQEAHELYKKLDQMLSQSKGEEIYTFISWLNAMGFQLNVTVKPVDQKE, from the coding sequence ATGAACAAACTGAAAGTTCCCACAACTAAAAACTATCACGAATATTTAATTTCTTCTCTCCAAGATCCAATTAGTGCTGCTGGCTATTTAGAAGTGATCTTAGAGATTGAAGATAATCAACCTGAACCCGAATTACTTCAGGCTGCATTTAAAGATATTGTTGATGCGTATTTACAAAATAATCAGTTAACTCAAGAAGCTCATGAACTTTATAAAAAGCTAGATCAAATGTTATCTCAAAGTAAAGGGGAAGAAATTTATACATTCATTTCCTGGCTGAATGCAATGGGTTTCCAATTAAATGTAACAGTTAAACCCGTTGACCAAAAAGAATAA
- a CDS encoding YaaW family protein — protein sequence MDELRSALELATEEELEQLTELLFSRGLNPLDYVQTPHPIDVQSRDREAWLDALEQRFRYLAADGVTVLRGKTQQVTYRQALIQVCHYLKITYSKNLSTSDLEAEVFLHLLGQAWKRLPQSEQAALTQKVQKALTETRPLKPLPISAQKDPLGWLFKAGSLVAVNSVIRPIILGQIARQFALHFAKYQVAKEALVVGSATAATQFKNYVAIQTANRGMAVTAARYGLTRSVFSFLGPLLWTWLIADLGWRSISTNYARIIPTIFTLAQIRLTRSDWAYT from the coding sequence TTGGACGAACTAAGATCCGCATTGGAACTGGCAACAGAAGAGGAGTTAGAACAGTTAACAGAACTCTTGTTTAGTCGGGGTTTGAACCCTTTAGACTATGTACAAACTCCCCATCCCATTGATGTTCAAAGTCGAGACCGGGAAGCGTGGTTAGATGCCTTAGAACAGCGTTTTCGCTATCTTGCCGCCGATGGGGTGACGGTATTGCGGGGAAAAACTCAGCAAGTGACTTACCGCCAAGCCTTAATTCAAGTTTGTCACTATTTGAAAATTACCTATTCAAAAAACCTGTCAACTTCTGATTTAGAAGCCGAAGTTTTTTTGCATCTTTTAGGTCAAGCTTGGAAACGTTTACCGCAGTCAGAGCAAGCTGCTTTAACCCAAAAAGTTCAGAAAGCTTTAACAGAAACAAGACCTTTAAAACCCTTACCGATTTCTGCTCAAAAAGATCCGTTAGGGTGGTTATTTAAAGCCGGAAGTTTGGTAGCTGTTAATTCTGTAATTAGACCGATAATTTTAGGACAAATTGCCCGTCAATTTGCCTTACATTTTGCTAAATATCAAGTCGCAAAAGAAGCCTTAGTTGTGGGAAGTGCCACCGCAGCTACCCAATTTAAAAATTATGTTGCCATTCAAACCGCAAACCGAGGAATGGCGGTTACGGCGGCAAGATATGGGTTAACTCGGAGTGTATTTTCTTTCCTGGGGCCGTTGTTGTGGACGTGGTTAATTGCTGACTTAGGATGGCGCTCAATTTCAACTAATTATGCGCGGATTATTCCTACTATATTTACTTTAGCACAAATTCGTTTAACCCGTTCAGATTGGGCTTATACTTAA
- a CDS encoding O-antigen ligase family protein, whose product MKFILFPHPEQRLKLPWNCLQWGVFLFPILPIFGAIGIILAMLISYQRQFKSIRKNPVNQGLAILSILLVIISILADNPLESLIGLNNFIPYFIVFAGLSEIIQTPSQLRWLSWLMIFAAIPVTILGLGQHYLGWSGIDLLQGILGWSLQLNGNPPGRMSSVFMYANIFAAYLVIIFTLTLGLLIEEWQNKTQKSEFYLNNYNLRIALLFLTLLLTGIDLILTNSRNAWGLAVLSSLAYALYLGWWWLILLVTTGVTAIFGSAFAPSPIKEGLRIIIPAYFWQRITDQNFVRPVETLRITQWKFALNLAQTRPLSGWGLRNFTPLYEAKMNVWLGHPHNLFLMMFAEMGIPTTLFFMLILGIILTQGFLLLKNSLTNPSDGLIYYSYLITFLVLIVFNCFDVTLFDFRVNTLSWLILSGIWGVACTIQKTNPYKILS is encoded by the coding sequence ATGAAATTTATCCTTTTTCCTCACCCAGAACAACGGTTAAAGTTACCTTGGAATTGTTTACAATGGGGGGTGTTTTTATTTCCAATCTTACCAATTTTTGGTGCTATTGGTATTATTTTGGCAATGCTTATCAGTTATCAACGTCAGTTTAAATCGATTCGGAAAAACCCCGTTAATCAAGGGTTGGCTATTTTAAGTATTTTATTAGTTATTATTTCTATTTTAGCAGATAATCCCCTGGAATCTTTGATCGGTTTAAATAATTTTATTCCCTATTTTATTGTGTTTGCGGGGTTAAGTGAAATTATCCAAACCCCTAGTCAACTGCGGTGGTTATCGTGGTTAATGATTTTTGCTGCTATTCCCGTGACAATTTTGGGACTGGGACAACACTATTTAGGATGGTCAGGAATTGACCTTTTACAGGGGATTTTAGGCTGGAGTTTACAACTGAATGGAAATCCTCCGGGTCGAATGTCCTCGGTCTTTATGTATGCGAATATTTTTGCAGCTTATTTAGTGATTATTTTTACATTAACTCTGGGATTATTAATTGAAGAATGGCAAAATAAAACCCAAAAATCAGAATTTTATCTTAATAATTATAACTTGAGAATAGCCTTATTATTTTTAACTCTATTATTAACCGGAATTGACTTAATTTTAACTAACTCTCGCAACGCTTGGGGGTTAGCAGTTTTATCAAGTTTAGCCTATGCTTTATATTTAGGATGGTGGTGGTTAATCCTATTAGTAACAACAGGAGTAACAGCCATTTTCGGGTCAGCTTTTGCACCCTCTCCAATTAAAGAAGGATTAAGAATCATTATTCCCGCTTATTTTTGGCAAAGAATTACCGATCAAAATTTTGTCCGTCCCGTAGAAACCCTAAGAATTACCCAATGGAAATTTGCTTTAAACTTAGCCCAAACTCGCCCATTAAGTGGATGGGGACTCAGAAATTTTACCCCCCTTTATGAAGCTAAAATGAACGTTTGGTTAGGTCATCCCCATAATTTATTTTTAATGATGTTCGCAGAAATGGGGATTCCTACAACCCTATTTTTTATGCTGATCTTGGGTATTATATTAACTCAAGGATTTTTGTTATTAAAAAATAGCTTAACGAATCCTTCCGATGGATTAATTTATTATAGCTATTTAATCACATTCTTAGTGTTAATTGTATTTAACTGTTTTGATGTCACCTTATTTGATTTTCGAGTCAATACCTTGAGTTGGCTAATTTTATCAGGAATTTGGGGAGTAGCTTGTACAATTCAAAAAACTAACCCTTATAAAATTTTATCATAA
- a CDS encoding putative quinol monooxygenase produces MTQSLRVVARVVALPDKVEALKAVLLALVEPTRQEAGCLQYDLLQNQEDLTDFTFVEEWESLQHLQSHLASVHLQKALTQIEGLVASPPDIRRYDKIL; encoded by the coding sequence ATGACTCAAAGCTTGCGTGTTGTTGCTCGTGTTGTGGCGTTACCGGATAAAGTAGAAGCGTTAAAAGCGGTATTATTGGCCTTAGTTGAACCGACTCGTCAAGAAGCGGGTTGTTTACAATATGATTTATTACAAAATCAAGAGGATTTAACCGATTTTACCTTTGTAGAAGAATGGGAAAGTTTACAACATTTACAAAGCCATTTAGCAAGTGTTCATCTTCAAAAAGCGTTAACTCAAATTGAAGGTTTGGTTGCGAGTCCGCCGGATATTCGGCGTTATGATAAAATTTTATAA
- a CDS encoding ATP-binding protein — protein sequence MDDAELEKLLKDLESDRVERKASPSDRGKLQETICAFANDLPNHQQPGVLFIGVNDNGTCANLAITDDLLKNLAEMRSNGNILPFPTMTVQKQIVAGCQLALIIVEPSYAPPVRYNGRIWIRVGPRRATATAEEERRLSEKRRFRDLPFDIQPLPSASLEDFNLNLFQQEYLPASLPPDILEQNQRTIEQQLASVRFINRLNYPIQPTNLGILVIGKQPRDFIPGAYIQFLRIEGTELTDPIKDQKEITGSISQILRQLDETLQINISVASDLTTQPLEIKQPDYPLVALQQLTRNAVLHRTYEGTYAPIRINWFSDRIEIQNPGGPFGQVTRQNFGQPGITDYRNPNLAEVLKNLGYVQRFGVGISIAQKELKKNGNPPLEFTVEDSYILAVIRRHL from the coding sequence ATGGATGACGCTGAATTAGAAAAGCTGCTTAAGGATCTAGAATCAGATCGAGTAGAACGTAAAGCATCCCCATCAGACCGAGGAAAACTTCAAGAAACAATTTGTGCTTTTGCTAATGACTTACCTAATCATCAACAACCTGGGGTACTTTTTATTGGGGTTAATGATAATGGGACTTGTGCTAATCTTGCCATCACCGATGACCTGTTAAAAAATCTGGCTGAGATGCGTTCAAATGGAAATATTCTACCATTTCCGACAATGACCGTTCAAAAACAAATTGTCGCCGGATGTCAGTTAGCCCTTATCATTGTAGAACCTTCCTATGCGCCTCCTGTACGCTACAATGGGCGAATCTGGATACGAGTAGGGCCACGTCGTGCGACCGCGACGGCTGAAGAAGAACGTCGCTTATCAGAAAAAAGGCGTTTCAGAGATTTACCTTTTGATATTCAACCGTTACCTTCTGCCAGTTTAGAGGATTTTAATTTAAACCTATTTCAACAAGAATATTTACCCGCTAGTTTACCCCCAGATATCTTAGAACAAAATCAAAGAACCATTGAACAACAACTAGCTTCTGTTAGATTTATTAATCGTCTTAATTATCCTATTCAACCGACAAATTTAGGTATTTTAGTCATTGGAAAACAACCTAGAGATTTTATTCCGGGTGCTTATATTCAATTTCTTAGAATTGAAGGAACTGAATTAACTGATCCAATCAAAGATCAAAAAGAGATAACTGGATCAATTTCTCAAATTTTGAGACAATTAGATGAAACGCTACAGATTAATATTTCAGTAGCTTCTGATTTAACGACTCAGCCTTTAGAAATTAAACAACCTGATTATCCTTTAGTTGCGCTACAACAATTAACTCGAAATGCAGTTTTACATCGAACTTATGAAGGAACTTATGCACCAATAAGAATTAATTGGTTTAGCGATCGCATTGAAATTCAAAATCCAGGTGGCCCCTTTGGACAAGTAACCCGTCAAAACTTTGGTCAACCCGGAATTACAGATTATCGTAATCCTAATTTAGCAGAAGTTTTGAAAAATTTAGGTTATGTACAACGATTTGGCGTTGGAATTTCTATCGCCCAAAAAGAACTCAAAAAAAATGGTAATCCTCCCCTAGAATTTACCGTTGAAGATAGTTATATTTTAGCTGTGATTCGGAGACATTTATGA